One Pseudoalteromonas sp. UG3-2 DNA window includes the following coding sequences:
- a CDS encoding amino acid adenylation domain-containing protein: MNISTFLDYCINNNVSLSVDKEQLKVNAPQGVLQQEQIGFIKDNKQQLVEIIKDLEWRNEKSAIFSQPLEKSGAISAGQRQMWLLEQLTSGQPYNFFRILRLNGKLDSAVLEQAFNILIMRHKQLRTTYRDIGGVLTATIQSNPKFKLPVSMASDGSHQQGELNVAIESFQQHEFALDQELLLKACVVSQSEFEHYLLIKCHHIATDGWSLELINKELNLVYSALVSGQEFSLPALEHEYGHFSLWQEHYLQHSSADIDKQFWSEYLSDAPESLNLAQNGNTGNMSLSAETVTLPVADSLSKSLKQLCSKYNTTMYTLFQFAFTLLLAKYSQQQDVVIGSPVANRDDAELQPLVGYFVNTLPIRFKCAESETVAQALPRYQAMLNQIMEHKALPLSDILRTSSLANELVTQVMFTYSAFESSVQKLGAMDVEIIEPKQKHTDIQLHLNCIESQGRTSCQWHFATALFEKSFILTMATHFNTVLKQLVELESSNRELSELTLLCDDERSFLLDELNDTATEYPKEQCIHELIEYKAKVQPEQIALVFNEQQLTYAALNEKSNQLANYLIETQGVVAETLVGLCVERSLEMVVGILAILKAGGAYVPLDPAYPQERLEYMCQDSGLQLVLSQSEASSVLHTFDGNTLMLDGILDDTVMALGGHYSTNNPSAELYASNLAYVIYTSGSTGQPKGVMVEHQSVVAFVSSATYASLEHSAKIASLSSHAFDGFVYDLFYSLTSGAELHLYSQELALDAKHFQRQIQNDGITNFFTTTALFNLLVENGAFSNTHVQQVLFGGERCDTRAVAQFKAQYPNISLMHVYGPTEAVVYATACDLKKVENGAPIGRPINNNTAYILDDKKELVPFGCIGELYIGGSSLARGYLKRDSLTAERFIRNPFYSEANLDSSKYLYRTGDLVRYIADGNIEFVGRTDDQVKIRGFRIELGEVESQLTAVAAVESALVVAQEISGSQQLVGYVKSTASLGDAEKAELVASIKSELASTLPDYMVPTLLVVVNEWPLNGNGKIDKAALPQPDTATTLGEYVAPKTELECLVVDIYAEVLQLNNDAISTSSSFYELGGHSLLALNVQSMFKQHNLSISIADILSPVSIQQISLNVKQLDEQEEAFVPPRNLIADNEDVTVEQLNMVDLTERELSGLLNKVPGGKANIADIYPLSPLQEGMLFHHILDKEEDLYLTSFTLKLTGKTRFEQFMTALQVLIERHDTLRTVFFWEELPEPVQVVLSHCEVSVEYITLDEYETLGEGRTQLESYKSPRISLHEGPILQLKVGSCVGSDEFIVLVEHHHLIIDHIGLDILVEELSAIMLGKAEALLPPTPYRNLVAYAKMKNSDEQGIQFFEQQLATVEKKTTLFDSTTTAPEHTYSHRIDMELGEKLRSTSKRTGQSISSIFHTVWAQVASQCTGNQEVIFGTVLSGRLNNFASSQRTMGMAINTLPLKVTLAEMSADAAIDQVAGSLRALIDVEQTPLSSILNLTPFGGELFNSVLNYRHSLELQGENELLEGWEVLGAHERNNYSIFVNIDDYDLSGGFNLTIQTANGICAQRLHGYFIEALTNLLNSVGESSAVKNISVIPQPELEMLFAELNCTAVEYDESRCIHELFEVQAQQYPDRVALQCGLTQLTYRQLNEKANRLAHYLSGSYGVKPDSLVGLSVERSEEMIIAILAILKAGGAYVPLDPGYPEERLAFMINDAELSLILTQTQFESLYSSYECDLIALDALLNDQYQSNLCHWPASNLDIQSLGLTSQHLAYVIYTSGSTGKPKGVLVEHHGVVNYLTYALGYLQPNQAGAVMSTSLNFDATVTSLFTPLISGKQLVVLPEDMLSMFEQLAWYLFEQGDSWLFKLTPTHLDGLYPLFAGSKPCDQAHSLVIGGEQLTTKVIEKWRKNCLPRATYINEYGPTETVVGCTTFTIAEADDLSLCDGSVPIGRPINNTTHFILNGDVPAPMGAIGELCIAGDGVTRGYLNRATLNGEKFTLYTTPLGAVKRIYRSGDLVRYRTDGNLEYIGRVDDQVKVRGFRVETGEIETHLTRLKEVDSAVVMAKELEQQQLLVGYIKPNSPITEESHGDLIAQVKAELLSSLPDHMVPSALIVVPSWPLTANGKVDKRALPEPDGAALMGKYTAPESETEKALVTIWAELLNLEPDTISTTVNFFEIGGHSLLMVRLFSHIQAQFGISLDLKALYEAPYIRELAQLCDLIIAKKELKQRLTQRVENEIEEVEF; encoded by the coding sequence ATGAATATTAGTACCTTTTTAGATTATTGCATAAATAACAATGTGTCCTTGAGTGTTGATAAAGAACAGCTGAAAGTTAATGCTCCACAGGGTGTCTTACAACAAGAGCAAATCGGTTTCATAAAGGATAATAAACAGCAGCTAGTCGAAATAATTAAAGATCTAGAGTGGAGAAACGAGAAGTCTGCGATTTTTTCACAACCACTTGAGAAGTCTGGGGCTATTTCTGCTGGGCAGCGACAAATGTGGTTGTTGGAGCAGCTGACCTCAGGACAGCCATACAATTTTTTTCGAATTTTACGTTTAAATGGCAAGCTTGATTCAGCGGTTCTGGAGCAGGCTTTCAATATACTCATTATGAGGCACAAGCAGTTACGCACGACATACCGTGACATTGGTGGTGTACTAACCGCAACAATCCAATCAAACCCAAAGTTTAAGCTACCGGTTTCAATGGCTTCGGATGGAAGTCATCAGCAAGGTGAGCTAAATGTTGCCATTGAGTCTTTCCAGCAGCATGAGTTTGCATTAGACCAAGAGTTGCTGCTAAAAGCCTGCGTGGTAAGTCAGTCAGAATTTGAGCACTATCTGCTTATTAAATGTCATCATATTGCTACCGATGGTTGGTCATTGGAGCTAATTAATAAAGAACTAAACTTGGTTTACAGTGCATTGGTGAGTGGCCAAGAGTTTTCTCTTCCTGCACTTGAACACGAATATGGTCATTTCAGTTTGTGGCAAGAGCATTACCTCCAGCATAGTAGTGCCGATATTGATAAACAGTTCTGGTCGGAGTATTTGAGCGACGCTCCTGAATCTCTCAACTTAGCTCAAAATGGTAATACTGGAAACATGTCTTTGAGCGCAGAGACTGTGACTTTGCCTGTTGCTGACAGTTTGAGCAAAAGTCTTAAGCAACTATGTAGCAAGTATAACACTACGATGTACACCTTGTTCCAATTTGCTTTTACGTTACTGCTTGCGAAGTACAGTCAGCAGCAGGATGTGGTGATTGGCTCCCCTGTTGCAAACCGAGACGATGCAGAGCTTCAGCCATTGGTTGGATATTTTGTTAATACATTACCTATTCGCTTTAAGTGTGCAGAGTCAGAGACTGTCGCACAAGCTCTACCACGTTATCAAGCAATGCTAAACCAAATTATGGAGCATAAAGCATTACCATTGAGTGACATCTTAAGGACATCGTCACTAGCCAATGAGCTGGTAACTCAGGTTATGTTTACTTACTCAGCATTTGAGTCAAGCGTACAAAAGCTGGGAGCAATGGACGTTGAGATTATTGAGCCAAAGCAAAAGCATACTGATATTCAGTTGCATCTAAACTGTATTGAGAGCCAAGGCAGAACCTCATGCCAGTGGCATTTCGCTACTGCGTTATTCGAAAAGTCTTTTATTCTGACTATGGCGACGCATTTTAATACGGTGCTTAAGCAACTTGTTGAGCTTGAATCAAGCAACAGAGAGTTATCTGAACTAACGTTGCTGTGTGATGACGAGCGGAGCTTTTTATTAGATGAATTAAATGACACTGCAACTGAGTACCCTAAAGAGCAATGCATCCATGAGCTAATTGAGTATAAAGCGAAGGTACAGCCGGAACAGATCGCACTGGTATTTAATGAGCAGCAATTGACTTATGCGGCTCTTAACGAAAAGTCGAATCAACTGGCTAATTATTTGATTGAAACGCAAGGGGTAGTTGCTGAGACGTTAGTTGGCTTATGTGTAGAACGTTCGTTAGAAATGGTGGTTGGGATCTTAGCTATTTTGAAGGCTGGTGGAGCCTATGTGCCGTTAGACCCAGCTTACCCTCAAGAACGTCTTGAGTATATGTGTCAAGATAGCGGTTTGCAGCTTGTCCTTAGTCAGTCTGAAGCCAGCTCTGTTTTGCATACCTTTGACGGCAACACTTTGATGCTCGATGGCATTCTTGATGACACTGTTATGGCTTTAGGTGGCCATTACAGTACTAATAATCCCAGTGCCGAGCTCTATGCTAGCAACCTAGCATATGTGATATATACCTCTGGCTCTACGGGGCAGCCAAAAGGTGTGATGGTTGAGCATCAAAGTGTCGTTGCATTTGTCTCTTCTGCAACGTACGCAAGTTTGGAGCATTCCGCCAAAATAGCAAGTTTGTCTTCTCATGCTTTTGACGGGTTTGTATATGATTTATTCTACAGTCTAACTTCAGGCGCGGAATTACACCTATACTCTCAAGAGTTAGCATTGGATGCCAAGCACTTCCAAAGGCAAATCCAGAATGACGGTATTACTAACTTCTTTACGACAACGGCCCTATTTAACCTTCTAGTAGAGAATGGAGCTTTCTCCAATACCCATGTACAGCAGGTGCTATTTGGTGGAGAGCGCTGTGATACTCGGGCGGTAGCGCAGTTTAAAGCACAGTATCCAAACATCAGTTTAATGCATGTGTACGGCCCAACTGAGGCTGTTGTGTATGCCACTGCATGTGATTTGAAGAAGGTTGAGAACGGCGCCCCTATAGGTCGGCCAATTAACAATAATACGGCGTATATTCTTGATGATAAAAAGGAGTTAGTGCCTTTCGGCTGTATCGGAGAGCTTTATATTGGTGGGAGCAGCTTGGCCCGAGGTTACCTAAAACGAGACTCGCTCACAGCTGAACGTTTTATCCGTAACCCATTTTACAGTGAGGCTAACCTCGATAGTTCGAAGTATTTATACCGTACCGGCGACTTAGTTCGCTATATAGCGGATGGTAATATTGAATTTGTCGGGCGTACCGATGATCAAGTCAAGATCCGTGGCTTCAGAATAGAATTAGGTGAAGTTGAGTCGCAGCTTACTGCTGTAGCTGCCGTTGAGTCAGCGCTTGTGGTGGCACAGGAAATCTCTGGCAGCCAACAACTGGTGGGCTATGTTAAATCTACGGCCTCACTGGGCGATGCTGAAAAAGCAGAGCTGGTTGCAAGTATTAAAAGTGAATTAGCGTCGACGCTGCCTGATTACATGGTCCCCACTTTGCTAGTGGTTGTGAATGAGTGGCCGCTTAATGGCAATGGAAAAATAGATAAAGCGGCACTTCCTCAGCCTGATACAGCGACAACCCTAGGAGAATATGTCGCACCTAAGACTGAGCTTGAGTGCTTGGTGGTTGATATTTATGCAGAAGTGTTACAGTTAAACAACGATGCTATTAGCACCTCTAGCAGTTTCTATGAGCTAGGAGGTCACTCACTGCTTGCGTTAAACGTTCAATCAATGTTTAAGCAGCATAACTTGAGCATTAGTATTGCGGATATTTTGTCACCTGTTTCAATCCAGCAAATTTCACTCAACGTGAAGCAACTTGATGAGCAGGAAGAAGCATTTGTGCCACCAAGGAACTTAATTGCTGACAACGAGGATGTAACTGTTGAGCAGCTTAATATGGTGGATCTAACAGAGCGAGAATTATCAGGGTTGCTTAACAAAGTGCCTGGAGGGAAAGCGAATATTGCGGATATTTATCCACTTAGCCCATTACAAGAGGGGATGCTTTTCCATCATATTTTAGATAAAGAGGAAGACTTATATCTTACGTCGTTTACCTTGAAGCTGACCGGGAAAACACGATTTGAGCAATTTATGACCGCTCTACAGGTTCTGATTGAGCGCCATGATACGTTGAGAACAGTCTTTTTCTGGGAAGAGCTACCTGAGCCTGTTCAGGTTGTACTGAGTCACTGTGAGGTTTCGGTCGAGTATATAACACTTGATGAATATGAGACGCTAGGAGAGGGGCGTACACAGCTGGAAAGCTATAAGTCACCACGAATTTCACTCCATGAAGGACCTATTCTACAGCTAAAAGTCGGTAGCTGCGTAGGATCTGACGAGTTCATTGTACTTGTTGAGCATCATCACCTGATTATCGACCATATTGGCTTAGATATTCTCGTAGAAGAGCTGAGCGCGATAATGTTGGGTAAAGCAGAAGCGTTGTTACCGCCGACACCTTATCGGAACCTTGTAGCTTATGCGAAGATGAAAAATAGTGATGAGCAAGGAATTCAGTTTTTTGAGCAGCAGCTAGCTACCGTAGAAAAGAAAACGACTCTGTTTGACTCCACGACAACTGCACCAGAACATACATATAGTCACCGTATTGATATGGAGCTAGGGGAAAAGCTACGCAGCACTTCTAAACGTACGGGTCAGAGCATTTCTTCCATTTTCCACACCGTTTGGGCACAAGTGGCTTCTCAATGCACTGGTAATCAAGAGGTGATATTTGGCACTGTACTGTCAGGCAGACTAAATAATTTTGCAAGTAGCCAAAGAACAATGGGAATGGCTATTAATACCTTGCCACTCAAAGTAACGTTGGCCGAAATGAGTGCAGATGCAGCGATCGATCAAGTTGCGGGAAGCTTGAGAGCACTTATTGATGTTGAGCAAACACCACTTTCGTCAATATTAAATCTGACGCCCTTCGGTGGTGAATTATTCAACTCCGTTCTTAACTATAGACACTCGCTTGAACTGCAGGGAGAAAACGAGCTATTAGAAGGTTGGGAAGTCTTAGGAGCCCATGAGAGAAATAATTACTCTATTTTCGTCAACATTGACGATTATGACTTGTCGGGTGGCTTTAATTTGACGATTCAGACCGCAAATGGAATTTGTGCACAAAGGCTGCACGGCTACTTTATCGAAGCTTTAACAAACTTACTGAATAGTGTTGGAGAGTCTTCGGCGGTCAAAAATATTTCTGTAATACCACAGCCAGAATTAGAGATGTTATTCGCTGAGCTGAATTGTACGGCGGTCGAGTACGATGAAAGTCGCTGCATTCACGAATTATTTGAAGTCCAAGCACAACAGTATCCAGATCGGGTTGCATTACAGTGTGGACTAACACAGCTTACCTATCGACAGTTGAATGAGAAAGCCAACAGATTGGCACATTATCTAAGCGGCTCTTATGGCGTAAAGCCGGACTCTTTAGTTGGCTTGAGCGTCGAGAGAAGTGAGGAAATGATTATTGCTATTTTGGCGATACTGAAAGCGGGTGGCGCGTATGTTCCTCTTGATCCTGGTTATCCCGAGGAGCGTTTGGCATTTATGATCAACGACGCTGAGCTGAGCCTAATTTTAACTCAGACTCAGTTTGAGTCTTTGTACTCCAGCTATGAATGTGACTTAATCGCTCTGGATGCATTATTGAATGATCAGTATCAGAGTAACCTGTGTCACTGGCCAGCGAGCAACTTAGATATACAGTCTTTGGGCTTAACATCTCAACACTTAGCGTATGTTATCTATACATCTGGTTCTACTGGAAAGCCAAAAGGGGTTCTGGTTGAGCATCATGGCGTAGTTAACTATCTTACCTACGCTCTGGGTTATTTACAGCCTAATCAAGCAGGGGCTGTGATGAGTACGTCGCTAAACTTTGATGCGACAGTAACAAGCTTGTTCACTCCACTTATCTCTGGAAAACAGTTAGTGGTGCTGCCAGAAGACATGCTTAGCATGTTTGAGCAGCTAGCTTGGTACTTGTTTGAGCAAGGGGACAGTTGGCTGTTTAAGCTCACTCCAACTCATCTTGATGGTTTATATCCTTTGTTTGCTGGCAGCAAGCCTTGCGACCAAGCACATAGTTTGGTGATCGGAGGTGAGCAGCTGACCACTAAAGTGATTGAAAAGTGGCGGAAAAATTGTTTGCCGAGAGCAACATATATCAATGAGTACGGGCCCACAGAAACAGTAGTAGGTTGCACTACGTTTACGATTGCTGAAGCGGATGACTTATCACTGTGTGATGGCAGTGTGCCGATTGGGCGGCCAATTAACAATACAACACACTTTATTTTAAACGGTGATGTGCCCGCACCAATGGGAGCCATTGGTGAGTTGTGTATTGCCGGTGATGGCGTAACTAGGGGTTACCTCAATAGAGCAACACTAAACGGTGAAAAATTTACGCTTTACACCACCCCACTAGGAGCGGTTAAGCGCATCTATCGTAGTGGTGATCTGGTCCGTTATCGAACTGATGGTAATTTGGAATACATCGGCCGTGTAGATGATCAAGTCAAAGTAAGAGGCTTTAGGGTAGAAACAGGTGAAATTGAGACACACCTAACAAGGCTAAAAGAAGTTGATTCAGCCGTGGTGATGGCCAAAGAGCTTGAACAGCAGCAGCTGCTGGTTGGTTATATAAAACCCAACAGCCCAATTACCGAAGAAAGCCATGGGGACCTGATTGCTCAAGTTAAAGCGGAGTTGCTGTCATCGTTACCAGATCACATGGTACCTAGTGCGCTGATCGTTGTACCTAGTTGGCCGTTAACAGCCAATGGCAAAGTAGATAAGCGAGCGTTGCCTGAGCCTGATGGCGCGGCGCTCATGGGCAAGTATACTGCTCCAGAGTCTGAAACTGAGAAAGCTTTAGTCACCATATGGGCGGAATTATTGAACTTAGAGCCAGACACCATAAGCACCACAGTGAACTTCTTTGAAATCGGTGGACACTCACTCCTGATGGTGCGCTTATTCAGCCATATCCAGGCTCAGTTCGGTATTTCTCTGGATTTGAAAGCGCTATATGAAGCGCCCTATATCCGTGAGCTAGCACAGCTCTGCGACTTAATAATAGCCAAAAAAGAATTAAAACAACGTTTGACTCAACGTGTTGAAAACGAAATTGAAGAGGTCGAGTTTTAA
- a CDS encoding cyclic peptide export ABC transporter, whose protein sequence is MKKNKNLTSLSKLLYNYSPKQLVLAVMLGMLSGALYSLIIPFILSGLEKGTLEVSNYVVLEEGSAGFFIFVTAILLTKVASVIFVNNIAKSASADLKLNVAKRIQALGVDTVERIGFSKILNIVVDDVNRITDAAVAIPMIIVSMVTVLGMLTYLAYLDLQVFAFICVAIVIGVLLFQLPVLFAKGLYTRSRNDKDTLQEGIRGLIFGAYEMKLSHEKGKQFLAEEIADPLSSSTSQEKRGDAIIHLAGNASEMICFFVIGAVVFLLPSEYLSSSGSQFGVVMALLYITGPIASILSMMQTLKIAQVSLERVHQLQELEPEIYSTSRNAVFSEGWQTLSLSNAQYQYESDDVDEAFALKPVSLSFQKGYIYFIVGGNGSGKSTLSKLISFHYRPTKGCVQVDDSVITESNLMQMREKVGVIFSNYHLFKKLYISTEQIDRDKVQRYMDMFKLTGKTELVGNIFTTTKLSDGQRRRLALLVALMEDKDIYIFDEWAADQDPEFKDFFYTQVLPELKAKGKLVVAITHDDRYFGCADTVIKMETGAIKSIEQSAATQFEKKVQPAVAHA, encoded by the coding sequence ATGAAAAAAAACAAAAATTTAACCTCACTTAGTAAGCTTTTATATAATTACTCGCCCAAGCAACTTGTCTTAGCGGTTATGTTAGGCATGTTGTCAGGAGCGCTATATAGCTTAATCATTCCGTTTATTTTAAGTGGGTTAGAAAAAGGCACATTGGAGGTGTCAAACTACGTAGTGCTTGAAGAAGGGAGTGCTGGCTTTTTTATCTTTGTCACTGCCATCTTGCTTACTAAAGTGGCTTCCGTGATCTTTGTTAATAACATTGCTAAATCCGCTTCTGCGGATCTTAAGCTAAATGTTGCCAAGCGTATTCAAGCTTTAGGTGTCGATACAGTTGAGCGAATCGGTTTTTCTAAAATATTAAACATCGTGGTAGATGATGTGAATAGAATAACCGATGCTGCAGTCGCTATACCGATGATAATAGTATCAATGGTAACTGTGCTAGGTATGCTGACATATCTAGCTTATCTTGACTTGCAAGTATTCGCATTCATTTGCGTTGCTATTGTTATTGGTGTGTTACTGTTCCAACTTCCAGTGTTATTTGCTAAAGGCCTATATACACGCTCTCGTAATGACAAAGATACGTTGCAAGAAGGGATCCGAGGGCTAATTTTTGGAGCCTACGAAATGAAGCTCAGTCATGAGAAAGGTAAGCAGTTTCTTGCTGAAGAAATTGCAGATCCACTTTCGAGCTCGACCTCTCAAGAAAAGCGGGGAGATGCCATTATTCACCTGGCAGGTAATGCAAGTGAAATGATTTGCTTCTTTGTTATCGGTGCTGTCGTGTTTCTATTGCCCTCAGAGTATCTCAGCTCAAGTGGCAGCCAATTTGGTGTTGTGATGGCGTTACTTTATATAACGGGCCCAATAGCCAGTATTTTATCTATGATGCAAACGTTAAAAATTGCACAGGTATCATTGGAGAGGGTACACCAGTTACAAGAGTTAGAACCTGAAATATATAGCACAAGCAGAAATGCCGTTTTCAGTGAAGGTTGGCAAACGCTGTCTTTGTCTAATGCGCAGTATCAGTATGAGTCTGATGATGTGGATGAAGCATTTGCGTTGAAGCCCGTGAGTTTAAGCTTTCAAAAGGGCTATATTTACTTCATTGTTGGTGGCAATGGCTCTGGCAAATCAACGTTAAGTAAACTAATTTCGTTCCACTATCGCCCTACAAAAGGTTGTGTTCAAGTTGACGACTCAGTTATCACTGAAAGTAATTTAATGCAAATGCGTGAAAAGGTTGGAGTTATCTTTTCGAATTATCACCTGTTTAAAAAGCTATATATTTCAACAGAGCAAATCGATCGTGACAAAGTACAGCGTTATATGGATATGTTTAAGTTGACGGGGAAGACGGAGTTAGTGGGAAATATTTTTACCACCACCAAGCTTTCCGACGGTCAAAGAAGACGTTTAGCTTTGCTTGTAGCACTTATGGAAGACAAAGATATTTACATCTTTGATGAGTGGGCGGCTGATCAAGATCCTGAGTTTAAAGACTTCTTTTATACCCAAGTACTCCCCGAGTTGAAAGCTAAAGGAAAACTGGTCGTTGCTATCACGCACGACGATAGATATTTCGGTTGTGCCGATACAGTTATCAAAATGGAAACTGGCGCCATAAAAAGCATAGAGCAATCAGCTGCAACTCAATTTGAAAAAAAAGTACAGCCAGCAGTGGCCCACGCTTAA